The Candidatus Woesearchaeota archaeon genome window below encodes:
- a CDS encoding tryptophan--tRNA ligase — MKPAEQQVTPWEVTGAVDYEKLVKEFGTEPLNDQLLKQIKKQAGELHYFLRRKIFFSHRDLGWLLNEYDKKNPFFLYTGRAPSGGIHLGHLVPWMFTKWLQDVYNVDLWFQFPDEEKFLFKKDLTLEDTAKWTEENMCDVIALGFNPKKTHFLVDTKHAGTMYKEACRVAKKITFSTTRATFGFTNEHNIGQIFYTAMQAVPAFLPSVLKGKNMPCLVPLAIDQDAHFRVCRDVLPKLGYPKPAIIHCKFLPPLGSPQGKMSASDTTTAVYTTDTPKEVEHKIKKYAFSGGGATVEEHRKKGGNPEIDTAYQWLTFYEEDDKKLKKIYDDYTSGKLLSGELKMILIEKVNTFLKKHQAAREKARDKIPEFMYENK, encoded by the coding sequence ATGAAGCCAGCAGAGCAACAGGTCACGCCGTGGGAGGTCACCGGTGCAGTTGACTATGAAAAACTCGTGAAGGAATTCGGCACTGAACCACTCAACGACCAGCTCCTCAAACAAATAAAAAAACAGGCAGGGGAACTTCATTATTTTCTGCGGCGAAAAATCTTTTTCTCGCACCGCGACCTTGGCTGGCTGCTGAATGAGTACGACAAAAAAAATCCGTTCTTCCTCTATACTGGCCGCGCGCCATCCGGCGGCATTCATCTCGGCCATCTCGTGCCATGGATGTTCACGAAATGGCTGCAGGATGTGTACAATGTTGATTTGTGGTTCCAGTTTCCGGATGAAGAGAAATTCCTGTTCAAGAAAGATTTGACACTTGAAGATACAGCGAAGTGGACTGAAGAAAATATGTGCGACGTCATCGCCCTCGGCTTCAACCCAAAGAAAACGCACTTCCTTGTTGACACAAAACACGCCGGCACCATGTACAAAGAGGCCTGCCGTGTCGCAAAAAAAATAACATTCTCCACTACGCGCGCAACGTTCGGCTTTACCAACGAGCACAACATCGGCCAGATTTTTTACACCGCCATGCAGGCAGTACCTGCATTTTTACCCAGTGTGCTCAAGGGAAAGAACATGCCCTGCCTTGTGCCGCTGGCTATTGACCAAGATGCGCACTTCCGGGTGTGCAGAGACGTGCTGCCAAAGTTGGGGTATCCGAAGCCCGCGATTATCCACTGCAAATTTCTTCCGCCGCTCGGCAGTCCGCAGGGAAAAATGTCAGCGTCCGACACAACAACTGCTGTTTACACAACCGACACGCCAAAAGAGGTCGAGCATAAAATCAAAAAATACGCCTTCTCCGGCGGCGGCGCGACGGTTGAAGAGCACCGCAAAAAAGGGGGCAATCCGGAGATTGATACCGCATACCAGTGGCTCACGTTCTATGAAGAAGACGACAAAAAACTGAAGAAGATTTATGATGACTATACCTCTGGCAAATTATTGTCTGGTGAGTTAAAGATGATTCTGATTGAAAAAGTAAATACCTTCCTGAAAAAACATCAGGCGGCGCGAGAAAAGGCGAGAGATAAGATACCGGAATTCATGTATGAAAATAAATAG
- the dcd gene encoding dCTP deaminase — MVLPDVELKKMLAEGTLVIEPLDLDCVQPASVDCKLGSNFLVVESNKMEIITLDSEIHYREIEGETVTIPPHSFVLATTQEYFKIPNDMVAFVEGRSSIGRIGLFVQNAGWVDPGFEGKITLELYNANSLPIKLQAGRRICQMVFHKMNTAAERPYSGKYKGQQKTVGSRVFDDKEVGK, encoded by the coding sequence GTGGTACTTCCTGATGTTGAATTAAAAAAGATGCTTGCAGAGGGTACATTGGTCATTGAGCCGCTCGACCTTGACTGCGTCCAGCCGGCGTCGGTTGACTGCAAATTAGGCAGCAATTTTCTTGTAGTTGAGTCCAACAAGATGGAAATTATCACACTTGATTCTGAAATTCACTACCGCGAAATTGAAGGCGAAACAGTAACAATTCCGCCGCATTCATTCGTGCTGGCAACCACCCAAGAATATTTCAAAATTCCGAATGATATGGTTGCGTTTGTTGAAGGCAGAAGCTCTATCGGCCGCATTGGCCTGTTTGTGCAAAACGCCGGCTGGGTTGATCCCGGATTTGAAGGAAAGATTACGCTCGAATTATACAACGCAAATTCGCTTCCGATAAAACTGCAGGCCGGCAGAAGAATCTGCCAAATGGTTTTTCACAAAATGAACACAGCGGCAGAGCGGCCGTACAGCGGCAAGTACAAAGGACAGCAGAAGACGGTTGGCAGCAGGGTGTTTGATGATAAGGAAGTCGGTAAATAA
- a CDS encoding VIT1/CCC1 transporter family protein → MPSSLTRSIEKARDAFRTKDVSASIAAHAGMGKKKHEETHGNAKYLKSVVYGGLDGIITTFAVVAGATGASFSTTVLLVLGFANLFADGISMAFGDYLSTKAEREYHGAEREREEWEVDNHLQGEKREMIEIYIGRGLSRGDAERVVDIISKKKKTFVDIMMLEELGIVEDDESPLNNAVATFVSFAVFGIIPLLTYVLGTFSGFAAANQFVMASVLTGLALFTLGALKVQVTRRNILVSGLEMLLLGGIAAAVAYGIGYFLAGVVGA, encoded by the coding sequence ATGCCATCCAGCCTCACCCGCAGCATTGAAAAGGCACGCGACGCATTCAGAACAAAAGATGTTTCTGCAAGCATCGCAGCGCACGCGGGCATGGGCAAAAAAAAACATGAAGAAACACACGGAAACGCAAAATACCTCAAAAGTGTTGTGTATGGAGGACTGGACGGAATTATTACGACGTTTGCAGTAGTCGCCGGTGCAACGGGCGCATCGTTTTCAACCACAGTTTTATTGGTTCTCGGTTTTGCAAATCTGTTTGCTGACGGCATATCGATGGCGTTTGGTGATTACTTAAGCACCAAAGCAGAGCGCGAATATCATGGAGCGGAACGGGAACGCGAAGAATGGGAAGTGGACAATCACCTGCAAGGAGAAAAACGGGAAATGATTGAAATTTATATTGGCCGCGGCTTGTCGCGCGGTGATGCCGAACGGGTTGTTGATATCATTTCAAAAAAGAAAAAAACATTTGTGGACATCATGATGCTTGAGGAGCTTGGTATTGTTGAAGATGATGAATCACCGCTGAATAATGCAGTGGCGACATTCGTGTCATTTGCAGTGTTTGGCATTATCCCGCTTTTAACGTATGTACTTGGAACTTTTTCAGGTTTTGCAGCGGCGAATCAGTTTGTTATGGCAAGTGTGCTGACGGGGTTGGCATTGTTTACCCTCGGCGCGCTCAAAGTGCAAGTTACCCGCCGAAATATTTTAGTATCAGGGCTTGAAATGCTCCTCCTTGGTGGCATTGCTGCTGCTGTAGCATATGGCATTGGCTATTTCCTTGCTGGGGTGGTGGGCGCATGA
- a CDS encoding AbrB/MazE/SpoVT family DNA-binding domain-containing protein, translated as MTEVECITRRWGNSLGIVIPKEIIEQHHIDENEKITLSFSKKQKAAEFFGLCAGWAKSTDEIKKEMKRGW; from the coding sequence ATGACCGAAGTCGAATGCATCACGCGGCGCTGGGGAAACTCTCTTGGTATTGTGATTCCGAAAGAGATAATCGAACAGCACCATATTGACGAGAATGAAAAAATCACCTTGTCGTTCAGTAAAAAACAGAAGGCAGCAGAGTTTTTCGGCCTCTGTGCAGGCTGGGCAAAATCAACTGACGAGATTAAAAAAGAGATGAAAAGGGGATGGTAA
- a CDS encoding type II toxin-antitoxin system VapC family toxin: MVSYFFDSYAVIEILKANPNYFKYREEPVTITILNLIEIVAAVHLQFGKEKAEEIYEKFKSCVQEVTKDIVIEAVGFREKYKKRDISYADAVGYISAKKGGMLFLTGDKEFDHFPNVEFVKK, encoded by the coding sequence ATGGTAAGCTATTTTTTTGATAGTTATGCTGTGATAGAAATTCTCAAAGCAAATCCGAACTATTTTAAATACCGCGAAGAGCCAGTGACCATAACGATTCTCAATCTCATTGAAATTGTTGCAGCTGTACATCTTCAGTTTGGAAAAGAAAAAGCAGAAGAGATATATGAAAAATTCAAGTCATGCGTTCAGGAAGTGACCAAAGACATCGTTATAGAAGCAGTAGGATTTAGAGAAAAATATAAGAAAAGGGACATATCCTACGCCGATGCGGTTGGCTACATCAGCGCCAAAAAAGGAGGCATGCTGTTTCTCACCGGCGATAAGGAGTTTGATCATTTTCCGAATGTTGAATTTGTGAAAAAGTGA